One window from the genome of Serinibacter salmoneus encodes:
- a CDS encoding class I SAM-dependent methyltransferase: MTGDHYFTAQPASPAELRTVEVTLRGHALEVVTAGGVFSPQHLDTGTRVLLDHVPEPPTGDLLDLGCGWGPITLAMAQASPASRVWAMDVNERALDLTARNAAAHGLSGVRTVTPDAMPRDVTFAAIWSNPPVRVGKQVLHGMLKGWLARLRPDGEAHLVVARNLGSDSLARWIQESLAMPCERVASEKGFRVLRVRPRTHPAA, translated from the coding sequence ATGACCGGAGACCACTACTTCACCGCACAGCCAGCCTCCCCCGCCGAGCTGCGCACCGTCGAGGTGACCCTGCGCGGCCACGCCCTGGAGGTGGTGACCGCCGGCGGGGTGTTCTCCCCCCAGCACCTGGACACCGGGACCCGGGTACTCCTGGACCACGTGCCCGAGCCACCCACGGGCGATCTGCTGGACCTGGGGTGCGGCTGGGGGCCGATCACCCTGGCCATGGCCCAGGCCTCGCCGGCCTCCCGGGTGTGGGCGATGGATGTGAACGAGCGGGCACTGGACCTGACCGCGCGCAACGCCGCCGCCCATGGGCTGAGCGGGGTGCGCACGGTGACGCCGGATGCGATGCCCCGCGACGTCACCTTCGCCGCGATCTGGTCGAATCCGCCGGTGCGGGTGGGCAAGCAGGTGCTGCACGGCATGCTCAAGGGGTGGCTCGCCCGGTTGCGGCCCGACGGCGAGGCGCACCTCGTGGTGGCCCGGAACCTGGGCTCGGACTCCCTCGCCCGGTGGATCCAGGAGTCGCTGGCGATGCCCTGTGAGCGGGTGGCCAGCGAGAAGGGCTTCCGGGTGCTGCGCGTGCGGCCACGGACTCATCCCGCCGCCTGA
- the hflX gene encoding GTPase HflX, giving the protein MEPDTTKRSDRDEAARVVERILARAGTAVMSGDVSASDADGEQFDREERAALRRVAGLSTELQDVTEVEYRSLRLERVVLVGMYSDDAEMAEISLRELAALAETAGSQVLDGLLQRRRTPDPGTYLGSGKASELAGIVASTGADTVVIDGELAPSQRRALEDVVKVKVVDRTALILDIFAQHAKSREGKAQVELAQLEYLLPRLRGWGESMSRQAGGQVGGAGAGMGSRGPGETKIELDRRRIRNRMAKLRREIAAMAPSRAAKRAQRNASSVPAVAIAGYTNAGKSSLLNRLTGAGALVENALFATLDPTVRRASTPDGRPFTIADTVGFVRALPHQLVEAFRSTLEEVGDADLLLHVVDAAHPDPEGQITAVRTVLAEIETLAQIPEIIVLNKADIADPGVLARLHAIAPHVVAVSAHTGRGVAELRDLIADLLPLPAVEVDLVVPYTRGDLVSRVHEGGQILHEEHTAEGTRLHARVDHALAAALRGETSAAS; this is encoded by the coding sequence ATGGAACCAGACACCACCAAGCGCTCCGACCGCGACGAGGCGGCACGCGTCGTCGAGCGCATCCTTGCCCGGGCGGGCACCGCCGTCATGTCGGGCGACGTCTCCGCCTCCGACGCCGACGGCGAGCAGTTCGATCGCGAGGAGCGCGCGGCGCTGCGCCGCGTGGCCGGGCTCTCGACGGAACTGCAGGACGTCACCGAGGTCGAGTACCGCAGCCTGCGCCTGGAGCGCGTGGTGCTGGTCGGCATGTATTCCGACGACGCCGAGATGGCGGAGATCTCGCTGCGCGAGCTCGCGGCGCTCGCCGAGACCGCCGGCTCCCAGGTGCTGGACGGCCTGCTGCAACGCCGCCGGACCCCCGACCCTGGCACCTACCTGGGCTCCGGCAAGGCGAGCGAACTCGCCGGGATCGTTGCCTCCACCGGCGCCGACACCGTGGTGATCGACGGCGAACTCGCCCCCTCCCAACGCCGCGCCCTGGAGGACGTGGTGAAGGTGAAGGTGGTCGACCGCACCGCCCTGATCCTGGACATCTTCGCCCAGCACGCCAAGTCCCGGGAGGGCAAGGCGCAGGTGGAGCTGGCGCAGCTGGAGTACCTGCTGCCGCGGCTGCGCGGCTGGGGTGAGTCGATGTCCCGGCAGGCGGGTGGTCAGGTCGGCGGCGCCGGCGCCGGGATGGGCTCACGCGGCCCCGGTGAGACCAAGATCGAGCTGGACCGCCGTCGCATCCGCAACCGGATGGCGAAGCTGCGCCGCGAGATCGCCGCCATGGCACCCTCGCGCGCCGCCAAGCGCGCCCAGCGCAACGCCTCCTCGGTGCCCGCCGTCGCCATCGCCGGCTACACCAACGCCGGGAAGTCCTCGCTGCTGAACCGGCTCACCGGGGCCGGCGCCCTCGTGGAGAACGCTCTGTTCGCCACCCTGGACCCCACGGTGCGCCGGGCGAGCACCCCCGATGGCCGGCCGTTCACGATCGCCGACACCGTCGGGTTCGTGCGCGCCCTGCCGCACCAGCTCGTCGAGGCCTTCCGCTCCACCCTGGAGGAGGTGGGCGACGCGGATTTGCTGCTGCACGTGGTGGACGCGGCCCACCCGGACCCGGAGGGGCAGATCACCGCGGTGCGCACCGTGCTCGCCGAGATCGAGACCCTCGCGCAGATCCCCGAGATCATCGTGCTGAACAAGGCAGACATCGCCGATCCCGGCGTGCTCGCGCGACTGCACGCCATCGCCCCCCACGTGGTGGCGGTCTCCGCACACACCGGCCGGGGCGTCGCTGAACTGCGCGACCTCATCGCCGACCTCCTCCCGTTGCCGGCGGTGGAGGTGGACCTCGTGGTCCCCTACACCCGCGGCGACCTGGTCAGCCGGGTGCACGAGGGCGGCCAGATCCTGCACGAGGAGCACACCGCCGAGGGCACGCGCCTGCACGCGCGGGTCGATCACGCGCTCGCCGCCGCGCTGCGCGGGGAGACCTCCGCGGCATCGTGA
- a CDS encoding ATP-dependent DNA helicase encodes MTLEQDSARRDRPDTAEGRAGPGEPHGEGESPEAEGAEGASTEEREALRALDAVVAATGGQQRPGQRTMARAVARALDGERPLLVEAGTGTGKSFAYLAPALRHAVVHQERVVVSTATLALQRQVLAKDLPRVVDALAADLPREPQVALLKGWHNYVCRHKLAGGYPTEDDALFALERGAEHPGAEPGEGLGDQVVRVREWAETTETGDRDELVPGVTDRAWRQVSVPAMDCLGTRCPLLEECFPEAARRASREADVVVTNHAMLGIAASGSTGVLPEHDVLVVDEAHELVARSRAAATAELSAAAVERVARSARRGAGVVLEDLDAAAVALAQVMREVPPGRLKDGADEILLGVVTQLGAACREGLRATKPGEGAPPSGGLTAARSALTALVEVCDRLLSDSVATRRDVLWCTEREDGSRRLWIAPLEVAPLVAENLLADHHAVLTSATLRVGGEFTSFAHDIGLHQGQDYASLEVPAPFDYRKQAIRYIAGHLPPPASGISDAALAELTELLVAGGGGALGLFSSRRAAERAAEHVRATTDLEVLCQGEDVLPTLVSRFAADPAVSLFGTLSLWQGVDVPGPSNRLVIIDRIPFPRPDDPIIQALSEAATARGANDFMAVSATHAALLLAQGVGRLIRATSDRGVVAILDSRLARARYAPFLLRSLPDMWPTTDPALVRSALARLAGETTPV; translated from the coding sequence GTGACGCTCGAGCAGGACTCCGCACGCCGCGACCGTCCCGACACCGCGGAGGGGCGCGCGGGCCCCGGGGAACCTCATGGCGAGGGCGAGTCCCCCGAGGCCGAGGGCGCGGAGGGAGCGAGCACCGAGGAGCGCGAGGCGCTGCGTGCGCTGGACGCGGTGGTCGCCGCGACCGGGGGGCAGCAGCGACCCGGCCAGCGCACGATGGCGCGGGCCGTGGCGCGTGCTCTGGACGGTGAGCGGCCCCTGCTCGTGGAGGCCGGGACCGGCACCGGGAAGTCCTTCGCCTACCTCGCTCCGGCGCTGCGCCACGCCGTCGTGCACCAGGAGCGGGTGGTGGTCTCCACCGCCACCCTCGCGCTCCAGCGACAGGTGCTCGCGAAGGACCTCCCGCGGGTGGTCGATGCCCTGGCCGCGGACCTGCCGCGCGAGCCGCAGGTGGCGCTGCTGAAGGGGTGGCACAACTACGTCTGCCGCCACAAACTCGCCGGCGGGTATCCCACCGAGGACGACGCGTTGTTCGCGCTCGAGCGGGGCGCCGAGCACCCCGGGGCCGAGCCCGGTGAGGGCCTGGGGGACCAGGTGGTGCGGGTCCGGGAGTGGGCCGAGACCACTGAGACCGGTGACCGTGACGAGCTCGTGCCCGGCGTCACCGACCGCGCCTGGCGTCAGGTGTCCGTGCCGGCCATGGACTGCCTCGGCACCCGCTGCCCGCTGCTGGAGGAGTGCTTCCCGGAGGCCGCACGCCGTGCCTCCCGGGAGGCCGACGTGGTGGTCACCAACCACGCCATGCTCGGGATCGCGGCCTCCGGCTCGACCGGGGTGCTGCCCGAGCACGACGTCCTCGTGGTCGACGAGGCGCACGAGTTGGTCGCCCGGTCCCGTGCCGCCGCCACCGCGGAGCTCTCCGCGGCCGCCGTGGAGCGGGTGGCGCGCTCCGCGCGCCGCGGCGCGGGGGTGGTGCTGGAGGACCTGGACGCGGCCGCCGTCGCGCTCGCCCAGGTGATGCGGGAGGTGCCGCCCGGCCGGCTGAAGGACGGCGCGGACGAGATCCTGCTCGGCGTGGTGACCCAGCTGGGCGCGGCGTGCCGCGAGGGCCTGCGCGCCACCAAACCGGGGGAGGGCGCGCCACCTTCCGGAGGTCTGACCGCTGCGCGCAGTGCGCTCACCGCGCTCGTGGAGGTCTGTGACCGCCTGCTGTCGGATTCCGTGGCCACCCGACGCGACGTGCTGTGGTGCACCGAGCGGGAGGACGGCTCCCGGAGACTGTGGATCGCGCCCCTGGAGGTGGCGCCCCTGGTGGCCGAGAACCTGCTCGCCGACCATCACGCCGTGCTCACCTCCGCGACCCTGCGCGTGGGGGGTGAGTTCACCTCCTTCGCCCACGACATCGGCCTCCACCAGGGCCAGGACTACGCCAGCCTCGAGGTCCCCGCCCCGTTCGACTACCGCAAGCAGGCCATCCGGTACATCGCCGGGCACCTCCCGCCGCCGGCGTCGGGGATCTCCGATGCGGCGCTGGCGGAACTCACCGAACTCCTCGTCGCCGGCGGTGGGGGCGCGCTCGGATTGTTCTCCTCGCGGCGAGCGGCGGAGCGCGCCGCCGAGCACGTGCGAGCCACCACTGACCTCGAGGTGCTCTGCCAGGGCGAGGACGTGCTGCCCACCCTGGTCTCCCGGTTCGCCGCGGACCCTGCCGTGAGCCTGTTCGGCACGCTCTCGCTGTGGCAGGGCGTGGACGTGCCGGGGCCGAGCAATCGCCTCGTGATCATCGACCGGATCCCGTTCCCGAGACCGGACGACCCGATCATCCAGGCTCTCTCGGAGGCCGCCACGGCACGGGGAGCCAACGACTTCATGGCGGTCTCGGCGACCCATGCGGCGCTGCTGCTCGCGCAGGGCGTCGGGCGCCTGATCCGCGCGACCAGTGACCGCGGCGTGGTGGCGATCCTGGACTCGCGCCTCGCACGTGCCCGCTACGCGCCGTTCCTCCTGCGTTCCTTGCCGGACATGTGGCCGACGACCGATCCGGCGCTGGTGCGCTCCGCGCTGGCGCGTCTAGCGGGTGAGACCACCCCCGTGTGA
- a CDS encoding L-lactate dehydrogenase: MTETPVPTARPSSTVAIIGAGSVGATLAYAALVRGAARNVVLYDINKAKVEAEAADIGHGIEFISQATIEGSDDIEICRDADLVVFTAGAKQHPGQSRMDLAANTVGLVKKVLPSVMEVAPNAMHMMVTNPVDVVTYAAQQITGLPPSHVFGSGTVLDSSRLRYLIARECKVAVQSVHAYVLGEHGDSEVPMWSSASIGGVPLLDWLGEDGEPLFTDAVRSRIGRDVVHAAYQIIEGKGATNYAVGLAVTRIIEAVLRNEHRVLPVSTRIDDDFLGIHDVCLSMPTVVDAGGAVRRLGIPMSQHEMARVQASGRSIREAARSLGF; this comes from the coding sequence ATGACCGAGACGCCAGTCCCCACCGCCCGGCCATCCTCCACCGTCGCCATCATCGGCGCAGGCTCCGTGGGCGCCACCCTCGCCTACGCGGCACTCGTGCGCGGCGCTGCCCGCAACGTGGTGCTCTACGACATCAACAAGGCGAAGGTCGAGGCCGAGGCCGCCGACATCGGCCACGGCATCGAGTTCATCTCCCAGGCCACCATCGAGGGCAGTGATGACATCGAGATCTGCCGGGATGCGGACCTCGTCGTGTTCACCGCCGGCGCCAAGCAGCATCCCGGCCAGAGCCGGATGGATCTCGCGGCCAACACCGTGGGACTGGTGAAGAAGGTGCTGCCCTCGGTGATGGAGGTGGCGCCGAACGCGATGCACATGATGGTGACCAACCCCGTGGACGTGGTCACCTACGCGGCACAGCAGATCACCGGGCTCCCACCGAGCCACGTCTTCGGTTCCGGCACCGTGCTGGACTCCTCCCGATTGCGCTACCTGATCGCCCGGGAGTGCAAGGTGGCCGTCCAGAGCGTGCACGCCTACGTGCTCGGTGAGCACGGCGACAGCGAGGTGCCGATGTGGAGCTCGGCGTCCATCGGCGGTGTGCCGCTGCTGGACTGGCTCGGGGAGGACGGCGAGCCCTTGTTCACCGACGCTGTGCGCAGCCGCATCGGTCGTGACGTGGTGCACGCTGCCTACCAGATCATCGAGGGCAAGGGGGCGACGAACTACGCGGTGGGCCTCGCCGTCACCCGCATCATCGAGGCAGTGCTGCGCAACGAGCACCGCGTGCTCCCGGTCTCCACCCGCATCGACGACGACTTCCTCGGGATCCATGACGTGTGCCTGTCGATGCCCACCGTGGTCGACGCCGGTGGCGCCGTGCGGCGCCTGGGCATCCCGATGAGCCAGCACGAGATGGCACGTGTGCAGGCGAGCGGCCGCAGCATCCGTGAGGCGGCGCGTAGCCTCGGGTTCTGA
- the lexA gene encoding transcriptional repressor LexA, whose amino-acid sequence MSIRETRVLTVRQRAVLDVISASITERGYPPSMREIGEAVGLTSPSSVKHQLQQLETKGYLRRDPHRPRAMEVVALPETVSAAPGITPRSDAAAAAAATARTIPLRKNQDQAGAQVAPVVLPEPPSSDTSYVPLVGRIAAGGPILAEQSVEDVVALPRRIVGDGTLFLLQVVGESMIEAAICDGDWVVIREQRDAENGEIVAAMIDGEATVKTLRRTSDELWLMPANPAFSPIDGRNAQILGRVVAVLRSL is encoded by the coding sequence ATGTCGATACGCGAGACGCGAGTGCTGACCGTCCGCCAACGTGCGGTACTCGATGTCATCTCCGCCAGCATCACCGAGCGCGGGTATCCCCCGAGCATGCGGGAGATCGGCGAGGCGGTCGGCCTGACCTCACCCTCGAGCGTGAAGCATCAGCTCCAGCAGTTGGAGACGAAGGGCTACCTCCGGCGTGACCCGCACCGGCCGCGGGCCATGGAGGTGGTGGCGCTGCCCGAGACGGTCTCCGCCGCTCCGGGCATCACCCCCCGCTCGGACGCCGCCGCGGCGGCCGCGGCCACGGCCCGCACCATTCCCCTGCGCAAGAACCAGGACCAGGCCGGCGCTCAGGTCGCCCCCGTGGTGCTGCCCGAACCGCCCTCCTCCGACACCTCCTACGTGCCCTTGGTGGGCCGCATCGCCGCGGGCGGGCCGATCCTGGCCGAGCAGAGCGTGGAGGATGTGGTGGCCCTCCCCCGCCGCATCGTGGGCGACGGCACGCTCTTCCTGCTCCAGGTGGTCGGCGAGTCGATGATCGAGGCCGCGATCTGCGACGGCGACTGGGTGGTGATCCGCGAGCAACGCGATGCCGAGAACGGCGAGATCGTGGCCGCGATGATCGACGGTGAGGCCACCGTGAAGACGCTCAGGCGCACGTCGGACGAACTTTGGCTGATGCCCGCGAACCCCGCGTTCTCCCCGATCGACGGCCGCAACGCCCAGATCCTGGGGCGCGTGGTCGCCGTGCTGCGCAGCCTCTGA
- a CDS encoding LysM peptidoglycan-binding domain-containing protein, producing MTTMTMATVTAVPPAPARGAGASIRHGARASRPGASAPAAMRLTRRGRAVFASLGVALALAVGAVAGVAVAATDGDAMVTQVHTVSAGESLWSIAAGHTQPGQDVRETISMLTELNDLASVDLMAGQQLQVPAP from the coding sequence ATGACGACGATGACGATGGCGACGGTCACCGCGGTGCCCCCCGCTCCGGCGCGCGGCGCCGGGGCGAGCATCCGGCATGGTGCACGGGCAAGTCGTCCGGGAGCCTCGGCCCCGGCAGCCATGCGCCTGACCCGGCGTGGCCGTGCGGTCTTCGCCTCGTTGGGCGTGGCGCTCGCCCTGGCCGTCGGTGCGGTCGCGGGGGTTGCCGTGGCGGCCACGGACGGCGATGCGATGGTCACCCAGGTTCACACGGTCAGCGCCGGGGAGTCCCTGTGGAGCATCGCCGCGGGGCACACTCAGCCCGGGCAGGATGTGCGCGAGACGATCTCGATGCTGACGGAGCTGAACGACCTGGCGAGCGTGGACCTGATGGCAGGCCAGCAACTGCAGGTACCGGCTCCCTGA
- the nrdR gene encoding transcriptional regulator NrdR produces the protein MHCPFCRHTDTRVVDSRASEDGSSIRRRRQCPQCHRRFSTVEATSLSVVKRSGVVEPFSREKVVSGVRKACQGRPVGEDSLALLAQRVEESLRASGAAEIDAHDIGLAILGPLRELDEVAYLRFASVYQDFGSLADFEAAIATLRAEGRG, from the coding sequence GTGCACTGCCCTTTCTGTCGTCACACGGACACGCGGGTGGTGGACTCGCGCGCGAGCGAGGACGGTTCGTCCATTCGGCGGCGCCGGCAGTGTCCGCAGTGTCATCGACGCTTCAGCACCGTGGAGGCCACGAGCCTGTCGGTGGTGAAGCGCTCGGGAGTCGTGGAGCCGTTCAGCCGGGAGAAGGTCGTCTCCGGGGTCCGTAAGGCGTGTCAGGGCCGTCCCGTCGGGGAGGACAGTCTCGCGTTGCTGGCCCAGCGCGTGGAGGAGTCCCTGCGTGCCTCGGGAGCCGCGGAGATCGATGCGCACGATATCGGCCTGGCGATCCTCGGTCCGCTGCGCGAACTCGATGAGGTCGCCTACCTGCGCTTTGCCTCCGTCTACCAGGACTTCGGTTCGCTCGCCGATTTCGAGGCGGCGATCGCTACCCTACGGGCCGAGGGCCGCGGCTGA
- the serA gene encoding phosphoglycerate dehydrogenase: MPRALLLENIHPLATEILTDAGYEVTTRTAALDEDDLIAALDGVSVLGIRSKTQVTERVLANSTLDAVGAFCIGTNQIDLAAAARRGVAVFNAPFSNTRSVVELAVGEIIALTRRLTVQNSSLHAGLWNKSATGAHEVRGRTLGIVGYGNIGTQLSVVAEALGMHVVFYDTAEKLALGNARRMSSLEELLEQADIVTLHVDGRPGNAGMFGAQQFAAMRTGAIFLNLSRGFLVDYSVLRERVLDGSLAGAAVDVFPEEPRSKGDPFDSELRGLANVILTPHIGGSTEEAQHDIGVFVAGKLRDYARAGATYLSVNVPGLVLDHPRVGTHRIALLHSNVPGVMASLNDALAKHGANVEYQVLGTWGEIGYAVTDIAGEEPAAIVAELEALPTTIRAVVHRG; encoded by the coding sequence GTGCCCCGAGCCCTACTGCTGGAGAACATCCACCCGCTGGCGACCGAGATCCTCACGGACGCCGGTTACGAGGTGACCACACGCACCGCAGCCCTGGACGAGGACGATCTGATCGCGGCGCTCGACGGCGTCTCGGTACTGGGCATCCGGTCCAAGACGCAGGTCACCGAGCGGGTACTCGCGAACAGCACCCTGGACGCCGTGGGGGCCTTCTGCATCGGCACCAACCAGATCGATCTCGCCGCTGCTGCGCGCCGCGGCGTGGCCGTCTTCAATGCGCCGTTCTCCAACACCCGGTCCGTGGTGGAGCTCGCGGTGGGCGAGATCATCGCGCTCACCCGGCGCCTGACCGTTCAGAACTCCTCCCTGCACGCGGGCCTGTGGAACAAGTCCGCGACCGGGGCGCACGAGGTGCGCGGACGAACCCTGGGCATCGTCGGGTACGGGAACATCGGCACGCAGCTCTCCGTGGTGGCCGAGGCCCTGGGTATGCACGTGGTGTTCTACGACACCGCGGAGAAGCTCGCACTGGGCAATGCCCGGCGCATGTCCTCGCTCGAGGAGCTGCTCGAGCAGGCAGACATCGTGACGTTGCACGTGGACGGCCGTCCGGGCAATGCGGGAATGTTCGGCGCCCAGCAGTTCGCCGCGATGCGCACCGGCGCGATCTTCCTCAACCTCTCACGCGGCTTCCTCGTGGACTACTCGGTGCTGCGCGAGCGGGTCCTGGACGGCTCGCTCGCGGGAGCGGCCGTCGATGTCTTCCCGGAGGAGCCCCGTTCGAAGGGTGATCCGTTCGACAGCGAACTGCGCGGGCTCGCGAACGTGATCCTCACGCCGCACATCGGCGGATCCACCGAGGAGGCCCAGCACGACATCGGCGTGTTCGTGGCCGGCAAGCTGCGGGACTACGCCCGCGCGGGCGCCACCTACCTCTCGGTGAACGTGCCGGGCCTGGTGCTCGACCACCCCCGGGTGGGTACGCACCGGATCGCGCTGTTGCACTCCAACGTCCCCGGCGTCATGGCGTCGCTGAACGACGCACTTGCCAAGCACGGAGCGAATGTGGAGTACCAGGTTCTGGGAACCTGGGGGGAGATCGGGTACGCCGTCACGGACATCGCCGGCGAGGAGCCCGCCGCGATCGTCGCCGAGCTGGAAGCGCTGCCCACCACGATCCGCGCCGTCGTCCACCGCGGTTGA
- a CDS encoding HelD family protein, whose protein sequence is MSAIYSRLDELTEQAESSLREVRATRASGTHQARSERDSFATMYADRLATYRAVQDRLVFGRLDLRTDSSPRYVGRIGVSDVDHSPILTDWRAPAARPFYQATAARPGDVVRRRHLATRGRSVVGVEDDLLDADALDDDARAQLAGEGALLASLNAHRTGRMHDIVATIQSEQDEAIRADAEGILVVQGGPGTGKTAVALHRAAYLLYAKRERLARSGVLLIGPSRTFLRYIERVLPALGETGVVSTTMSALLPGIRATALEDDAVAQVKGRLEMADVVARAVRARQRVPQTETTVRIGSVDLVIRPEDILSARTRARRSHQVHNEARVVFVRTMLSTLTTQYERAVGSELTAPERAEVSEEIRADREVRIALNLAWMPLSAKRLIADLWARPDRLAQAAPGMSQADRDLLYRERSAPWTEADVPLLDEAAELIGEDIDPQAQQRADRQAADRAAELAYARDTLSQTLAGSDASAMVSAETLAERMGEEGAWMTTAERAAADRSWTYGHVVVDEAQELSPMAWRALVRRCPSHSFTVVGDTGQTSSAAGASTWGEVFDRIGTWRLAELTINYRTPRSVMDAAGVVLEAMAPRRAAARAAVTSARDVAGALRITAGTLEEEIAAAATRGGTCAVIAPSDQLQALRARLAVPAHADLTDALLVLDPRGSKGLEFDSVVAIDVATMSPGDAYVTMTRPTRSLSLLGAVPEALRTAVP, encoded by the coding sequence GTGAGCGCCATCTACTCGCGCCTGGACGAGTTGACCGAGCAAGCCGAGTCGAGCCTGCGGGAGGTCCGTGCCACGCGGGCCTCCGGCACCCATCAGGCACGCTCCGAGCGGGACTCCTTCGCCACGATGTACGCCGACCGGCTCGCCACCTATCGGGCGGTCCAGGACCGTCTGGTCTTCGGACGGTTGGACCTGCGCACCGACTCCTCCCCCCGCTACGTGGGCCGTATCGGCGTCTCGGACGTCGACCACTCCCCCATCCTGACCGATTGGCGCGCGCCCGCCGCGCGGCCCTTCTACCAGGCCACAGCGGCCCGCCCGGGAGACGTGGTGCGACGGCGCCACCTCGCGACCCGCGGCCGCAGCGTCGTGGGGGTCGAGGACGATCTGCTCGATGCCGACGCGCTCGACGACGACGCGCGCGCTCAGCTCGCGGGCGAGGGAGCGCTCCTGGCCTCGCTCAACGCCCACCGCACCGGCCGGATGCACGACATCGTCGCCACGATCCAGTCCGAACAGGACGAGGCCATCCGGGCGGATGCCGAGGGGATCCTCGTGGTCCAGGGCGGCCCGGGCACGGGGAAGACGGCTGTGGCGCTGCACCGCGCCGCCTACCTGCTCTACGCCAAGCGGGAGCGTCTGGCCCGCTCCGGTGTGCTGCTGATCGGCCCGTCCCGCACGTTCCTGCGTTACATCGAGCGCGTCCTTCCTGCGCTCGGAGAGACCGGGGTGGTCTCCACCACGATGTCCGCGCTGCTCCCGGGAATCCGGGCGACCGCACTCGAGGACGACGCCGTCGCTCAGGTCAAGGGGCGCCTGGAGATGGCCGACGTGGTCGCCCGTGCGGTGCGCGCTCGCCAGCGCGTGCCGCAGACGGAGACGACCGTGCGGATCGGGTCGGTCGACCTGGTGATCCGCCCGGAGGACATCCTCTCCGCCCGGACGCGGGCTCGGCGCTCGCATCAGGTCCACAACGAGGCCAGGGTGGTCTTCGTCCGCACCATGCTGTCCACGCTGACGACGCAGTACGAGCGCGCCGTGGGCAGCGAACTCACTGCCCCGGAACGCGCCGAGGTCTCCGAGGAGATCCGTGCCGACCGCGAGGTGCGCATCGCCCTGAACCTCGCGTGGATGCCGTTGAGCGCCAAGCGCCTGATCGCCGACCTGTGGGCTCGGCCCGATCGGCTGGCGCAGGCCGCGCCGGGGATGTCCCAGGCGGATCGCGACCTGTTGTACCGGGAGCGTTCGGCGCCCTGGACCGAGGCCGACGTACCCCTGCTGGACGAGGCCGCGGAGCTCATCGGCGAGGACATCGACCCGCAGGCGCAGCAGCGCGCGGACCGACAGGCCGCGGACCGCGCCGCCGAGTTGGCCTATGCACGCGACACCCTCTCGCAGACCCTCGCCGGCTCCGATGCCTCGGCCATGGTCTCGGCCGAGACGCTCGCCGAACGGATGGGTGAGGAGGGCGCCTGGATGACGACGGCGGAACGCGCCGCCGCGGACCGCAGCTGGACCTACGGGCATGTGGTGGTGGACGAGGCACAGGAACTCTCCCCGATGGCCTGGCGCGCCCTGGTGCGCCGTTGCCCGAGCCACTCCTTCACGGTGGTGGGCGATACCGGGCAGACGTCCTCGGCGGCCGGGGCCTCCACCTGGGGGGAGGTCTTCGACCGCATCGGCACGTGGCGCCTGGCCGAACTCACCATCAACTACCGCACCCCGCGCAGCGTGATGGACGCCGCTGGGGTTGTCCTGGAGGCGATGGCGCCCCGGCGCGCCGCTGCACGGGCCGCGGTGACCTCGGCGAGAGACGTCGCCGGCGCCCTGCGGATCACCGCGGGCACGTTGGAGGAGGAGATCGCTGCGGCGGCCACGCGAGGAGGCACGTGTGCGGTCATCGCCCCGAGCGACCAGCTCCAGGCCTTGCGGGCGCGCCTCGCGGTGCCCGCCCACGCCGACCTCACCGACGCGTTGCTCGTACTGGATCCACGAGGCAGCAAGGGGCTGGAGTTCGACTCGGTGGTGGCGATCGACGTCGCCACGATGTCGCCCGGCGATGCCTACGTCACGATGACCCGTCCCACGCGAAGCCTCTCCCTGCTCGGAGCCGTTCCCGAGGCGCTGCGCACCGCCGTGCCGTAA